A part of Capsicum annuum cultivar UCD-10X-F1 chromosome 6, UCD10Xv1.1, whole genome shotgun sequence genomic DNA contains:
- the LOC107873941 gene encoding uncharacterized protein LOC107873941 — MSSVDTVNIPRLYFDLVESDRYRDYPWGLLVYEELAKSLNKKLKPKGKFYMLHGMPLAIQIWLYECCSVVPRTIASKVDSQIPHLLNWKTNAIRPRYESLMESLFNDANDKVVFENIKPTRKEISTFQILKVFHRGGSHKEDYVDSDDDFHNPPLQRKLSISKKKHQGDSSYSSAKKKLKNQSKGADQHTPKRNTPSRAVNMSSVKTLTFKLVQSEETVPSNRKDIPIQSPDMSFFKRSDEDDLVSKKVFEKFRDEVRKEFNDIRNLVSTRCDQIMNSINEFKVKDYEFVKPQFDESDSDSSRHESTPILHHDFEMNPEVTLDKIDSSVHEARDVCDSMNKKNVDESVGEAQFSDSQFTFSDENTETAVRIIENTLTADVEQSKLDEKVNSEVHIHEAASGEGKGELNLRDSQVTLPSELLSSLNAYVNLERSIIVHPSTNKEQTPMNVSRVRRPSKFKESPFPIKFGSVEGSTEVQTKKFNLKHPFASHPIYDIEDTKVTTKFLAWLSVDLLKYHPKKSNREEHYKENKSRMSVMNFGILSVDDKNWFYIMGIHGQSWSDEQIDVCLY; from the exons atGTCGTCTGTTGATACTGTTAATATTCCCCGCCTTTATTTTGATCTAGTGGAGAGTGATCGTTACAGGGACTATCCTTGGGGACTTCTTGTATATGAAGAATTAGCTAAGAGtttgaataaaaagttgaaaccCAAAGGGAAGTTTTACATGCTTCATGGAATGCCACTTGCCATCCAGATTTGGCTGTATGAGTGTTGCTCTGTTGTCCCTCGTACTATCGCTTCCAAGGTGGATTCTCAAATTCCACATCTTTTAAATTGGAAGACAAATGCTATTCGCCCACGATATGAATCATTGATGGAAAGTTTGTTTAATGATGCAAATGATAAG GTTGTTTTTGAGAACATTAAGCCAACACGAAAGGAGATTTCAACCTTTCAGATACTAAAGGTTTTCCATAGAGGTGGAAGTCATAAAGAAGATTATGTTGATTCTGATGATGATTTTCATAATCCACCACTTCAACGGAAGCTTTCAATCAGCAAAAAAAAACATCAGGGCGATTCGTCGTATTCATCTGCcaagaaaaagttgaagaatCAATCAAAAGGTGCAGATCAGCATACACCAAAAAGGAATACTCCAAGTCGTGCTGTGAATATGTCTTCTGTGAAGACACTAACTTTCAAGTTGGTTCAATCAGAAGAAACAGTACCTTCAAACAGGAAAGACATTCCGATTCAGTCGCCTGATATGTCTTTTTTCAAACGTTCAGACGAAGATGATCTTGTTTCTAAGAAAGTGTTTGAAAAGTTTCGTGATGAG GTTCGAAAGGAGTTTAATGACATTCGAAATTTAGTATCAACAAGGTGTgatcaaataatgaattcaataaATGAGTTTAAG GTTAAAGATTATGAATTTGTCAAGCCACAATTTGATGAATCTGATAGCGATTCTTCACGTCATGAATCCACACCaattttacatcatgattttgaaATGAATCCTGAAGTCACGTTG gaCAAAATTGATAGTTCTGTGCATGAAGCAAGAGATGTCTGTGATTCAATG AACAAAAAAAATGTTGATGAAAGTGTTGGTGAAGCACAATTTTCAGATTCACAATTCACATTTTCAGATGAG AACACAGAAACAGCTGTACGAATAATTGAAAATACATTAACAGCTGATGTTGAGCaatcaaaattggatgaaaaagtTAATTCAGAAGTACACATTCATGAAGCAGCATCTGGAGAAGGGAAGGGTGAACTAAATTTACGTGATTCCCAAGTAACACTTCCTAGTGAGTTGCTATCCAGCCTTAACGCCTATGTTAATCTGGAAAGAAGCATAATTGTACATCCATCTACAAATAAAGAACAAACGCCTATGAATGTTTCAAGAGTCAGGAGACCATCTAAATTCAAGGAGTCACCATTCCCTATAAAATTTGGCTCAGTAGAAG GGAGCACAGAAGTGCAGACCAAAAAATTCAACTTGAAGCATCCATTTGCATCTCATCCAATCTATGATATTGAAGACACTAAGGTCACCACTAAGTTTTTGGCGTGGCTTTCAGTGGACCTTCTCAAATATCATCCGAAGAA GAGCAACAGAGAGGAACATTATAAGGAAAACAAGTCGAGGATGTCAGTTATGAATTTTGGCATTCTATCAGTTGATGACAAGAATTGGTTCTACATTATGGGTATTCATGGACAGTCATGGTCAGATGAG CAAATTGATGTTTGCCTTTACTAG